Below is a window of Zygotorulaspora mrakii chromosome 3, complete sequence DNA.
AATGGAAGTCCAAAGAAAATTATGAATATTTGCCTTTGAAGCCCTGGAAGAGTAAGGATACTGGTGAAGAGATTGGCCAAATTAAAAAGTTTGGGCCTCTTACTTTCCTGAGAGTATACGACGCAGGTCATATGGTTCCAATGGACCAGCCAGAGTCCTCTTTAGAAATGCTCAATGGTTGGATTCACGATAAGTCTAGGTTGCTATACTAAGCAAACTCTGGATAAAACCGTTGCGCCTTCTAGAAAATACGTAAAAGTAGATAAGTCGTTTGTTCAGAATACTACGCTATAGAATAATATCGTGGTCTGTAGGTCAGCAGATGTTACAAACTCTCAATATTACCCATGCGTCTCTAATGCATGAAATTACTTGTTCAGAGGGCAACGTGGGTTTCACTTTTTTTGCAACAATTCCAATCAAATCAGTAATCATGACGAAAACGTTTGACTCGTTTTCAAGGGCCATGTGGCATGCAATACGCCAAGAAACTGGTATATAAGCCTTTGTGGCTAGTCATTCCTCTGCTACATATCTTGAGCCATCTCGCATGAATGCCTTGCTTTAGCTTTGATCCTAGTTGATTAAGCgaatcttttcttcgaaagaaataaataGATTGGTGCGTTTCATTGAGCCACGGAAATAGACGTCTATTGAAACCTGGCAACTATGAAATTTGGTAAAACATTCCCTAATCACCAAGTTCCAGAGTGGAGTCATCAATATGTCAATTACAAGTCTCTGAAGAAGCTAATCAAGGAGATTTCGTTGGCTCAGGGGAGACTATACGCTGTGGAACACGATAAAGATGGTGATATTGGGCGAGATGAGAATTCAAGAAAGGCAATAAATTCATCTCAAGTAGATGAGACGTATTTCGATCATACAGATGTTAGAAAATTACTggcttctttcttctttgcatTGGATAGGGACATTGAGAAAGTGAATAGTTTCTACAATATGCAATATCTGGAATATGATAGGAGACTACGTCGTTTGACGTCCTCCATGCAATTtaataatatcaacaatttcttaAACACTTATCCAGGAGGATTTGTGGCATCAGAAAGACAACCTCGCCAACCGCAGACCAGTACTTCTAACCTACGAAACGAAGATTCCCAAAATAGTACTATCTGTCAGAATATGCCACTTGTTTCCTCACACGTTCATGATGTGTCTGaatctttggaagaagTTATAGGAATGCTTGTCGAATTGAGATCTCATTTCCGTAACCTGAAATGGTATGGCGAATTAAATAAAAGAGCTTTCACCAAGatcttgaagaaattggaCAAAAAAGTTGGAACGAATCAAAAGCAATCATATTTGCAAGCAAGAATTCTCCCATTGAGTTTTTCTAATGACTCTGAAATTAGTAGAAATCTAGCAATcatcaatgaatttttAGACAAAGTATCATACAAAGCAGGTAGCGATCCTGTTTGCAACAGAGAAAATAGTGTTGGTGAAAATGGTCTGCGAACTTTAAGTAATGCTCAAGACGTTGTTTCCATGCTCATTGAAAAGGACGATGGAAAATCATTAATCAATGAACTTATCGGTGCGTATCGTTCAGTTGTTTTGATCCCTACTAGAATACTAGTTAATTTGTTGAACAAATCCGCATTATATCAGTCATTTCAATgcattgatgaaatattGGAGATAATACCTTCATTGGGGGATCCCAATGATATTAATGTTCGTAACTTTTTCCATCATCATGTTATTGCTTTAGGTAAGAATTTGACGAAGGATAAAAGAATGAATGGGAAAAGCACATCATCTGCAACAGAGGGCAATAAAGAGGCAGCAGAATACCAAAAAGGCCaggatgatgaagaaatcaacaatatcaacTCTctcatgaaaaaaacattgaGTTTCGAAGCTGCGGCCCCTCCAGACAGACATGTGAGATTGGTTGGTGCATTTGGACCCGATGGAATAAATTCTAACGATGCTCCTGCATCCttgatatatattttaCGGAAGTTACCGGCACATTTAAGACCTTGCTTACTGCAACGCGATAACTATAAACGTACTCCTTTACATTATTCTTCACAGTACGGTTTAGTTGAAATAACTAAAATTATCATCgaaaatttgaagacatGGGGAGCGTGGAATTCAGATGTCCCCATTGATGATGTTAGTTGGCAAGACAGTGAGTCTTTAACCCCTCTCCATTTGGCTGTCCTGGGAACTCACCCAATGACAGTCAAGACACTACTCTCCTTTATGAATCCAGCTACATCTATAATCACTCCTCAGTTACTCCATTTGGCGACAAGATTGAATTCACCTCCACTTATTGAGGTTTTATTATCTATTAAAGGGATCAATATCAACTACCAAGACAAAGAGAGCTGTGAGACTGCCCTTTATTTAGCATGTAAGTCTAACCTGAAAGAAGCTGCTGCTActttgctgaaaaatggtgcTAGCACTGAAATAACTGAGAGACTCTTTGGTTGGACCCCCATTTTCGCTGCAGCTACGGAAGGTCTAGAAGAAATTGTCCAGTTGCTTTGTGATTATGGAGCTGTTAGCgttgtttttgatgaaagtgGCTGGACACCAATGGAGCATGCAGCTTTACGTGGACATTTGAGCATTGCAGGGTTGCTAAAAATAGTTGACTATCCAGAAATAACACATCCTCATATTGCCTCTGCTAATGTCAAACCCCTCCGCCCGGATTCTCCAATCTCAATTCCAATGACACCCACTTGGTCAAATGATTGTGACAATACAGGCACAAGAGGTAGATCACTTGTCAGATCCGATAGTCAGTTATCCATTGAGCATGTTTCCACTAATAACCAAAGCACTAAAATCAGTCAAAGAGATCTGTTAAAGACATCTGTAACTGGTAATGGATTCCACAACAAGTCAAACCCGGTCTCGTTACCTCAACCTGTCAAATCCTTTGGTCATAAATATCTGGCTCAGAACGAAGCAGTTCTACTGATTACCCTAGGTGGAAATGACAGCCGTAGTACAAAGTCAAGTATATCTCTAAAGAATGTCCCAGTGTCGGAGGTCTCCTCAACTGAGCTTGATACTGCACTATCCTTGGTTATTAGTTGCAATGATGACTTAAACGAAACACCAATTGTGCTTGATTTACCATTAGATTCTAACCTGGAATCtataaatttcaaagtcCCATTCCAGAATGACAAGACACATATCGTTTACTTTGATATTGTACCAACATATGGCTCTGTTTTTCTGAATCAAGGCCCAAACTCCTCTAGTGCTAATGAAGAACAAAATCTCTACTCGCCTTACCGAAACAACTCCATTTATGATTCACGAAGTTCATTGAGTTCATATAACTCAAATGCTACCGATCACAAGCCATCTAAAGTACTAGGACGTGCAGTTGCATTGTTAGGTAGGACGAATGCATCTGTTGGAATCAACCGTCGTTCGCTTAACGATATGATCACAGTTCCAATCATTGCAAATGAATCACTAAGTGTACTGGGAACGATAACGTTTGAATATATGATGGTGACACCTTTTGATCATCCGAAAATGTCATTGGGCCGTACTGAAACGTATTGGAAATCCTTAGTGTCCACTCGTGTGATTGGTCATCGTGGCTTGggtaaaaattttaattccaaaaattctttgcAATTAGGTGAGAATACTGTTGAATCCTTTATTGCAGCAGCTTCGTTGGGAGCCTCATatgttgaatttgatgtTCAGTTAACAAAGGATAATATTCCTGTTGTTTATCATGATTTCTTAGTCGCCGAAACCGGTGTAGATATTCCCATGCATGAATTAACGTTGGAACAATTTTTACATCTAAACAATGTTGATAATCATATACAGTCGTTTCATCCAAATGAAAGACGTCGTTCAGTGGATGATTCTGATAGTGGGATCTATAACAGATCATCAGATGGGAAAATAAGGGGCAACGCATACGCAAATGTTTCCAAAGTTTTAGAAAACAGAATGAAATTAACAAAAACTTACAAGAAGAACAATTTTAAGGGTAATTCTAGAGGCCATTCGATTGCATCTTCATTTGTAACTCTAAAagagcttttcaaaaaaatccCATCGAACGTCGGATTCAACATAGAATGTAAATATCCAATGGTCGATGAGGCGGAAAAGGAAGATATAGGTCAGATTGCTGTTGAGATGAACCATTGGATTGACACGGTATTGAAAGTTGTATACGATAATGCAGCTGGACGAGATATTATCTTCTCTTCATTTCATCCCGATGTTTGCGCTATGTTATCACTAAAACAACCATCGATTCCAATCTTATTCCTAACGGAAGGtggaaatcaaaaaatggcaGATATTCGCGCGTCCTCATTACAACACGCTATCAGATTCGCCCGTAGTTGGAATCTTTTGGGTATCGTATCAGCAGCTTCACCTATAATTCGAGCACCAAGATTAGCCCAAGTAATCAAATCAAGTGGCCTAGTTTGCGTCACTTTTGGTACTGAAAATAATGATCCAGAGAATGCAAACATTGAAATGGATGCAGGCGTAGACGCTGTTATCGTTGACAGCGTTTTAGCAGTTCGACAAGGTTTGACGAAAGATGcaagagaagatgaaaaaaacattcctaacaaaatataatataCCTAATCATATATAGCTAGATACTAGCTCTACGTCATACTGCTTCCCCTCCCTACTGTCATACGtatgttttcttctttcaagaaGTCGTCACCGAAAGCCTCCTCCCCGAAAATGAAGAGGGAGGCATTGCATTGTTGTCCATCTTATGGGAGCGGATCAGgtcattttgaatttcaattaAAGCATCCAAAGTTTTGTCCATTTCGAAAAGGTCTTTCACATAATTAACTTGATCagagtttttcaaaaacagcTGTAAACATCTGGTGGAAGCCTTGTCATTGATGCAATGATAAGCATCGGGAAATGGCTGAATATGTTCGATATGAGCAGCATGACTTTTGtcgttcaaaaatttcaaaatagtgACGTCGCTGACACAAAGAGGAATATTAGAAACTACTAAAGATGCCATAGTGAGAATTTGGTGAGGTAAAACCGCAAACCAATTGAGGTAATAGGTGAAgatatttaaaaaataataacatAAAGAACATGGAGATATCTCCTCGATATTTCTgtcatttttatatttgtcGTTTTCTTGCCGGCACTTTCTCGCTTTTTTGACCCCGGATTTTCTTTACCAGGGATACATACAGGAGCTTCCATCCATCCCTCCATATGACCGTTATCGTTGAGAAAATAAGCGATAAAAAGGCAGCAATGCTGATTGAAACCTAGCTTTAGCTATGTTTCACGACCGTATCTATCATTAAGTGTATTTTGAATTCGCAGCTTTTCCAGAAGGCATCCCCAAGTTTTGAGTGCTCGCGTTTCTTGGTCTTGGCGAATTAGCTCTTGCGCCAGCAGGTGGTCTTGTGAGTTTAGTAGTATGTTGACGACTCTTGGAACAGCGTATCCCGGTTTTTGCTTGAAGTCGAATCAGCTCACGACGTCGATATATTTTATGTTTTTGCTCTTCTGAGAGCATCTATTGTAGCGCTTTATCAGTTTCTTCATATAGTTTTTATTAGGGAGCATGGCAAACCCATCGGGCGCAGACCCAAAGGAATAGATCTCAATGTTCCCGTGCTGATTTTTTAGTGAATCGACGTCTGTTATGCGGTATGGTCTACCATATTCATCAATACCTGCTGTTGACAGTTTTGGAGTTTGAATGGTTTGCTCAATCGAGAAAAGCTCCCGTATCTCGTAAAGATCCGGTCTCTTTCTCCTTCTATTTTTCATAGGTAGATACTTCTTCAGTCGTAGTGGTTCTGAGCCTGGAAGTATCGATTTGCCTAACTGGTTCCAATGTTTCTCGCATTTCAGCAGAAGCACATCGCATTTCCAATGAATTGGTTCTTTAAAAAGGTTTATTCTATCAGATACGTTAATGGGTTGCGACCCCCTCTTTAAAGTCTGGTTTGGCTTTAACAAACTCTTCAATATAAAGCAATCGGACCTTTTTATGTCTTTTAACGTTTTGGGTAATTCCCAGTTCTTCATTGCAAGTGCTTTCATTAGTGGATAATTCGCggtttcaatttttcccTTGTTGATCCTCTTCAATGCATCTTTAAAATAGCAGTATGATTTATAATTCAATGATTTGCAAGTAATTGTGGTGGGCTTTATGTCAAAATATCGGTACGACATGTTAGGTATATATCTTGGGGAAACATCGCTTAAAAGGCCATTTTGGCAATCTATATTAACaacatattgaaatttctgattCAAGTTGAGTTTCATGTCCACTATAGGTTGAAAAGAGTGCACGGGTTCATCGATTGCATATCTGGAAATAATCTcctcatttttcaaatgaacGATAGGATCTATCACGTAGATTCCGGATTTATCAAGGTCAGGAAGGCGCAACTCAATCCAGAAATATGGCTGCAGAAGATCAGTATCGAACCTGTTTGGAACGTTTCCAATACCATTTGTTATCTGCCATTTTACATTTGAGCAGGATATTTCGTAATCATGGAGGGGCAAAGCAAAACAATAAGAAAGTACAATTTCATCAGAGAGTACATTTCGTAAAACAATGAGAAAGAATAATGAAAGAACGTCCCTGTTGGCCTTTCTATCTCTTGCCATCTTTCTGATATTGTCTATATTATCTGTCCCTTCTGGTCTCACCCCATAATAAATTTGTTGGTTATTGAGAACATTCTTGTAAGTGGATGATTCCTTTCCCTTCATGAAATATGCAATTAGGTACTGCAAACGATTAAAATTCTGTCTAAATCCATTGCTATTAATCTGATAATGATTTCGAAACCACCAGATAAGTCCTAAAATCAAGGTCCTTAAACTATTGAGCTTAGCAGTGCTCGATTGCAACttccaatttttgaatttcttaACAATCAGAGTAGGaattgatcttttcaatcttcTATTTAATCTTTCATCTCTCGTCCAAAACAGTCTTTGCTTCATGACTGCCAAATAAATCTTAACTGAAGCAATATGAAGGCCATATTTTAACTTCTGATATTTATGTTGCTTCCTCGGGTGCTTCTTATCTGTCGTTGAAGTGTTCGATGGCTCGGCCTGCAGCATAGTAAAAGATACACTGCCATTCAATGGTACATCCTCCCATTCTCCCTCGTCAATGGATATTTCATCACTATCGTCAGTAACAGCCTCCTCAAAGAACAAGCCCGCTACTGCAGCATGTTTTAAAGGACTCTCTTTGTCTATTATATGAGATTCTGATGACCTCTTGGGCATAGattcttgttttttgtaGCCGATGTGGAGGAGCTAACATCGCAATAATAGTTCATACAGTAATTTAAAGAGTGCCTAAAGAAGTTCAACGAGACAAGAAGCGCAAAATAAAAGTGCAATTTGGTGAATGATCAAGCAATGCACATCGGTAATCAAAGATTATTTGAACCCGTACCACCTGGAGAGATTCCATTCATTATTAAAAGGCAGAGTTTGTGTGCCTCAAAGTTCTCAAGGTTTGCGCCTCGGTGATCATCTGTTGTATTTCAACCCCATCAAGAATGAACTGGATCGGGATGGTTATTTTTCGTATCAGACTCCATCTGTACTACTCGATAACCCTCTTTTGACTTATCGAAGACGACTATGGGCACAAGGTGAAATAACTATGTATTGCGCGATGAACTTCAATAAAATCTACATCTGTAAAGAGAAGATAAAGTTTGTTAAAAGAATCCAAAATGATTACTACGTCTGCATACATAGATCCATGTCTGATGGGTTTGATACCCCTGTTGCAAAGGAGCTGAGAACCCTTGTATACACCAATGACATGGCAAATGACAGTCGCACTAACTCAAGCAATAATATGATCCATATGAAAGGCACCCTTATGGGAACgttcaaatttgaagaaatggacATTATCAATTATGGTAATTTGTCGCTGAATTCACATAGGATCCACTGGGATAAAAGCTACTGCGAGACAAAAGAGGGCtataaaaatattattGTTCAAGGACCTCTAGCAGTGCAAgtgttgatgaaattcGCTCACCGTTATTTTGACAAACCCTTCTCAAGAGTTAAGTATAAGAATACCAATCACATATATTCAAATACGGAGGTTGAAATATGGCATGAGCACCCGTTGGCCAGTAACGCAAGGTCGCTTAGAATGTGGATGAAAGCTACTGATAGCGAAAaggtttttttgaaagcagaATTAAAATACTAATTCGCATAGATTTTACTATTTAAGTCACGTAGCTGTGTCTCAGTTTTAAGCCAATGAACccatttctcttttggtTTGAGATCTACGTCTACGATTTGACAGCTTATATCACCGTCAACATGCCATTGCAAGAAGCATGTTACATCTTTTAGCGTCATTTCGAGAAGCAAATCATCAGTgacatcatcattatttcttatttctcCAAGCACTTGTGTATGTGCTTGCttctgaagatgatacAATTTTCGTAAAACATTTTCACCATTCTCAAAATAAGCTAGTAGATTCACAATGAAGGCTTTGTCTACACCATTTTGAAACGTCTCCCTCAAACAAGTAGGATCGTTCATCACTCTTCTATAacaatatttgatatttcttcCTTTCAGAACATTGTGAGAACAGTTTCTGCAGTAATCGGACGAATTATAGAGCCATTTTGGCTTGAACTCCAAGcataattttgatttgcCTTCAGTAGTGTAGAGTCTGGTGAAATGGTCAGAATACAATACAGTGCTGAATTCCGAGGGTCTCAAATTGCGCAGTTTCGTAACTATCACATTGCTGTCATCGATTATTTCGCCAAGCTCGCCTCGAATACTTTCTAGGAACTCTATTGGGATTACTTGCAGCTCCATCGGGCATAAAAGATCGCCTAGCAATGGTTTAATGGTTTCATTGATGtacttgaaattttcgaGAGTATACAGATTATTCTGTCTTAGTGAGCCAGAGTACCTCACACAGCATCTATACAGGCAGCTAGGCTCTCCATAATCTATCAGGATATTGGCATTTCCCCGAGCGACTATCCTCATATTATCCAAAAGTTGCCGAAGAAAGCCTTTTTGGTTGCAAACGTTCTTTTAGTCatttctgcttttttttcgtttATTAGCGTCATTTAATGTTCAGGCTAAAAAATATTACATTTTAAACAGATTAGAGCGAAACACTTCATAAAAGAGTTCTGTCTCTCTGTCCTTTGAATTGCATAGCGGAAAAAGTTTGTAGTATCAGTAAGAATGTCTAGAGCTAATGAGAAGCTGCCAGATATGCTGGCGGACGCAGTCCTAAAGGAATCTGTGCCGATTCCCGAAGACTTTGTCAAAGTGGAAGGTATTGACTATTCCAAACCTGAAGCAACTGACATGAGGGCTACAGACCTGATTGGAGctatgaaaaatatgggGTTCCAAGCAAGCTCTTTGGGTCAAGCTTGTGATATTATCAACGATATGAGATCATGGAGAGGCAAGCATATCGATGAGTTGGAAGaccatgaaaaaaaaggttcatTTGACGACAAAGGTTATCAAAAGACTACCATTTTTATGGGCTATACATCTAATCTAATTAGCTCTGGTCTACGTGAGACCTTGAGGTACTTAGTACAAAACAAAATGGTCGATGCGATTGTTGCAAGTGCCGGTGGTATCGAAGAGGATTTAATCAAATGTCTAGCTCCAACTTTTCTTGGTGAGTTCTCTTTGAAAGGTGCATCCTTACGTGATCAAGGTTTAAATCGTATTGGTAACCTTCTGGTTCCAAATGACAACTATTGTAAGTTTGAAGAGTGGATTGTTCCAATATTGGACAAGATGCTggaagaacaagaagaatatgTTGCTAAACATGGTTCTTCTTGTTTGGATGCCAACACAGATGTTGAAAGTCCTATTTGGACACCTTCAAAGATGATTGATCGCCTTGGTAAGGAAATTAATGATGAGTCTTCTGTTCTGTACTGGGCTCATAAGAACAAGATTCCTATCTTTTGTCCTTCAATTACCGATGGCTCTATTGGTGATATGTTATTTTTCCATACTTTCAAAGCGTCTCCAAACCAGCTAAGGGTAGATGTCGTGGGCGACATCAGAAGGATAAATTCTTTGTCCATGGAGGCTTCAAAAGCCGGTATGATCATTCTCGGTGGTGGTTTAATCAAACATCACATCGCCAATGCTTGTTTAATGAGAAATGGGGCTGACTTTGCAGTTTATATAAACACTGgtcaagaatttgatgGCTCTGATGCTGGGGCAAGACCAGATGAAGCCATTTCTTGGGGTAAAATCAAGGCAGATGCGCATTCCGTGAAAGTGTATGCTGATGCTACTATCGTATTTCCATTAGTAGTGGCAGCTACTTTTGCCAGCggtaaaaatatcaagtaCAAAAACTAACTGGCATTCGTAAATAGCTTATAAACAAGTATAGATTTAAACTACTggagattttttcaacgATGTGCATAATAATTAGCATACAACATTAAAAAAGAGAGATCCGACAAAATTCttttaacaaaaaaaaaacagtgTATATAATTGTACTGAGCAAACCGCGAGGAAGTACAGATCTCCGTTGGGTACTTTAATGCTCAAAGTTCTGATAAGACAACCAGCAAGGAGAGCGGGCTGCCTTTTCAGTTCAGAGATCAGCTCAACAAATTGCAGATACCAAAGTaatgtcaaaaaatttaCACAGAAGCCAAACATCAAAATCAGACGCCCCAGAACAGCCAAGCAGCTTGCTCAAGAGAAGTTTGAAGAGCATTTGAATTCGAAAAATCGATTCATTCGATGGGGTGCAATAGCAAGATCGGAGAGTTTCAGCAAAGGTCTAACAAAGTATCTCATTGCGTCGTACATCCTATTCCTTGTGTACGGGATTTATTTCATGAAGAAACTATATGCTAAAGAAAAGGAGTTGGAAAGGTTGGAGGAAAAGAGTAAAAGTGGTGAAGCCAACGAATACGAACTTTTAAGAATTAAACAATTGAGAGGTAAATTGAGAAGGAGAGATGAATTAAAACTAGCCAGTTACGAGAAAATGCGAGAGAACGGGACAGATAGTTTTGACGGCATCACTCTCGATAATAATGACCAgaacaaattgaatgaGAATATTCTGCCGGCAAGGGATACTACGGAGTTTTACGAAGGTAAAGCTGAGGAATACGATAAAGGAGTGAATTTTGAGGAAAAGATTATTTTCATGGGCAGCAGACGTAAGTGGTTGATGCGACACTGTGAAGGTGATGTATTAGAGGTTGCCTCTGGTACTGGCAGGAATctcaaatatttggatgCAAATCACATTAATTCAATAACATTTCTGGATTCATCGGAAAAGATGATGGAGATTACttataaaaaattcaagaagaTGTATCCCAGCTTCAAAAAGGCAGCATTTGTAGTCGGTAAAGCTGAAAATCTCGTTGATTTAGCCAAGGCAAATGTTCCTgcaaatgatgataaacATTCGATGGAAGAGATTACTAGTGTCAAAAGTGATACAACGAAGGTCAAATATGATACTATAATTGAAACCTTCGGTTTATGTTCACATTATGATCCTGTTCAATCTCTGAAAAACTTTGCAGCATTACTGAAGCCGGAAGGAAGAATAATATTATTAGAACACGGAAGGGGAACTTACGAGTTCGTAAACAAAATTTTAGATGATAGAGCTGAGAAACGTTTGAAGACCTGGGGGTGTAGATGGAATCTAGACATTGGTGAAATTCTAGATGACTCCGAGTTAGAGATCGTTGATGAAAGTAGAGCACATTTTGGAACCACTTGGTGTATTGTAGCGAAGAAAAAAGGTTcaatcaagaagaaagaagaggttggattctttgaaaagtatttcGGCTCCtctatcaagaaaaaattagaaTCGATGGATGCTCCCTCCACGCAAACTCCTacagaaggaaaaaaatgactcTCGTCTTTATGCTACTTGTATATATCCATTAATTATATTGTTTTTTAGGTTCATGTAAAATATTAATTTCCTAAGCctctcattttttctccATTCAAGACATCATGCCCAATTGCTTCCATTGTATCTCTTTCGATCAATGACCCAACATTTGAATACACCATGCTGGCCTCATATGCATTGACTATGCGCTCTTGAGTTATGCCTATTTCGCAAAACGCCAAAGCTTTGATGACATTGGAATAACGACATATCGTTTTCTTGATGCCGTTGGATATTGAaggatcattttcatcagaaTATATTTGCCAAGACGACTCTTCCTCCAATCGGGTGATTGAAATGTCATCTGCAGACCTAAGAGAAATGGCACCTGTAGGACCGCTCTTTGCAGCCGCACTAGCGTTACCAATTGAGGGTGCATCCCTAGCGGAATCcatttttgatgttttcctGAGCCAGATAAATCCGTTGACGCCAAGAACAACTGTTACATTACCAGGTAGGTTATGAGTTTGATTTTTAGATCTTACAATCAAAGAGCTTGGCACTTCGCAAAATTGGCCGTCCCTTAACTTCCCATATTTTAAAGATCTTGTGTGTAGGGAAGCACTTCCGTCTTGAAACAAAGATTGGACTTCAGCATTCAACAGATCACCCTCCTTCAAAAAGCTTCTCATCTGAAGTTCATCACTCTCAGATTTTCTTCTCAGTA
It encodes the following:
- the GDE1 gene encoding glycerophosphocholine phosphodiesterase (similar to Saccharomyces cerevisiae GDE1 (YPL110C); ancestral locus Anc_8.599) is translated as MKFGKTFPNHQVPEWSHQYVNYKSLKKLIKEISLAQGRLYAVEHDKDGDIGRDENSRKAINSSQVDETYFDHTDVRKLLASFFFALDRDIEKVNSFYNMQYLEYDRRLRRLTSSMQFNNINNFLNTYPGGFVASERQPRQPQTSTSNLRNEDSQNSTICQNMPLVSSHVHDVSESLEEVIGMLVELRSHFRNLKWYGELNKRAFTKILKKLDKKVGTNQKQSYLQARILPLSFSNDSEISRNLAIINEFLDKVSYKAGSDPVCNRENSVGENGLRTLSNAQDVVSMLIEKDDGKSLINELIGAYRSVVLIPTRILVNLLNKSALYQSFQCIDEILEIIPSLGDPNDINVRNFFHHHVIALGKNLTKDKRMNGKSTSSATEGNKEAAEYQKGQDDEEINNINSLMKKTLSFEAAAPPDRHVRLVGAFGPDGINSNDAPASLIYILRKLPAHLRPCLLQRDNYKRTPLHYSSQYGLVEITKIIIENLKTWGAWNSDVPIDDVSWQDSESLTPLHLAVLGTHPMTVKTLLSFMNPATSIITPQLLHLATRLNSPPLIEVLLSIKGININYQDKESCETALYLACKSNLKEAAATLLKNGASTEITERLFGWTPIFAAATEGLEEIVQLLCDYGAVSVVFDESGWTPMEHAALRGHLSIAGLLKIVDYPEITHPHIASANVKPLRPDSPISIPMTPTWSNDCDNTGTRGRSLVRSDSQLSIEHVSTNNQSTKISQRDLLKTSVTGNGFHNKSNPVSLPQPVKSFGHKYLAQNEAVLLITLGGNDSRSTKSSISLKNVPVSEVSSTELDTALSLVISCNDDLNETPIVLDLPLDSNLESINFKVPFQNDKTHIVYFDIVPTYGSVFLNQGPNSSSANEEQNLYSPYRNNSIYDSRSSLSSYNSNATDHKPSKVLGRAVALLGRTNASVGINRRSLNDMITVPIIANESLSVLGTITFEYMMVTPFDHPKMSLGRTETYWKSLVSTRVIGHRGLGKNFNSKNSLQLGENTVESFIAAASLGASYVEFDVQLTKDNIPVVYHDFLVAETGVDIPMHELTLEQFLHLNNVDNHIQSFHPNERRRSVDDSDSGIYNRSSDGKIRGNAYANVSKVLENRMKLTKTYKKNNFKGNSRGHSIASSFVTLKELFKKIPSNVGFNIECKYPMVDEAEKEDIGQIAVEMNHWIDTVLKVVYDNAAGRDIIFSSFHPDVCAMLSLKQPSIPILFLTEGGNQKMADIRASSLQHAIRFARSWNLLGIVSAASPIIRAPRLAQVIKSSGLVCVTFGTENNDPENANIEMDAGVDAVIVDSVLAVRQGLTKDAREDEKNIPNKI
- the HTD2 gene encoding hydroxyacyl-thioester dehydratase HTD2 (similar to Saccharomyces cerevisiae HTD2 (YHR067W); ancestral locus Anc_5.341), whose translation is MIKQCTSVIKDYLNPYHLERFHSLLKGRVCVPQSSQGLRLGDHLLYFNPIKNELDRDGYFSYQTPSVLLDNPLLTYRRRLWAQGEITMYCAMNFNKIYICKEKIKFVKRIQNDYYVCIHRSMSDGFDTPVAKELRTLVYTNDMANDSRTNSSNNMIHMKGTLMGTFKFEEMDIINYGNLSLNSHRIHWDKSYCETKEGYKNIIVQGPLAVQVLMKFAHRYFDKPFSRVKYKNTNHIYSNTEVEIWHEHPLASNARSLRMWMKATDSEKVFLKAELKY
- the IPK1 gene encoding inositol pentakisphosphate 2-kinase (similar to Saccharomyces cerevisiae IPK1 (YDR315C); ancestral locus Anc_5.342) — encoded protein: MRIVARGNANILIDYGEPSCLYRCCVRYSGSLRQNNLYTLENFKYINETIKPLLGDLLCPMELQVIPIEFLESIRGELGEIIDDSNVIVTKLRNLRPSEFSTVLYSDHFTRLYTTEGKSKLCLEFKPKWLYNSSDYCRNCSHNVLKGRNIKYCYRRVMNDPTCLRETFQNGVDKAFIVNLLAYFENGENVLRKLYHLQKQAHTQVLGEIRNNDDVTDDLLLEMTLKDVTCFLQWHVDGDISCQIVDVDLKPKEKWVHWLKTETQLRDLNSKIYAN
- the DYS1 gene encoding deoxyhypusine synthase (similar to Saccharomyces cerevisiae DYS1 (YHR068W); ancestral locus Anc_5.343), with translation MSRANEKLPDMLADAVLKESVPIPEDFVKVEGIDYSKPEATDMRATDLIGAMKNMGFQASSLGQACDIINDMRSWRGKHIDELEDHEKKGSFDDKGYQKTTIFMGYTSNLISSGLRETLRYLVQNKMVDAIVASAGGIEEDLIKCLAPTFLGEFSLKGASLRDQGLNRIGNLLVPNDNYCKFEEWIVPILDKMLEEQEEYVAKHGSSCLDANTDVESPIWTPSKMIDRLGKEINDESSVLYWAHKNKIPIFCPSITDGSIGDMLFFHTFKASPNQLRVDVVGDIRRINSLSMEASKAGMIILGGGLIKHHIANACLMRNGADFAVYINTGQEFDGSDAGARPDEAISWGKIKADAHSVKVYADATIVFPLVVAATFASGKNIKYKN